Proteins found in one Aneurinibacillus uraniidurans genomic segment:
- a CDS encoding methyl-accepting chemotaxis protein, with translation MNIRQKLVIANLCIVVFMLAMAGYSNVSLVRINENGDTMYHNRVVPISQLGVIGKYAENTRVNMLSSVVFQKPELTDKAEANLVQIAKIMKEYSSSNLTEEERNIFTRFTTSWTEFETIVRNNIKLVKAGKYAEARAGLQKGGAPFGKASEELASLMKLNEQIAEQLMNQNEESYQFTHFILIVLSVVSVLTAIGVALASGTVISKPLQKLAEQARRIAENDLTVEDIEVKSKDEIGQLSNSFNQMKKNLHAVVGGVYRGVEELSATSQEMAASSEQVSAGVHEVDNSIHEVATAAEAGSQAVVDASKVLLELSSLIQIAKDKANSAAENSDETLRTAENGKNIVADTVRRMESIQNRTAETETLIATLNEYSKEIELITDTITQLAAQTNLLALNAAIEAARAGEAGKGFAVVADEVRKLAEQSNAGAVQVAELVQKISESTLRAVTATQQSRTEVEEGTVIVAQAGEALSAILRAVSATEKEVRSIVAVTDEEVAGSDKIIELIHSLATIVENTAHHAQQVSATTEQVSTSMETIAASAEQTSAMAIELRSRVDQFKM, from the coding sequence TTGAATATTAGACAAAAGCTAGTCATTGCAAATCTGTGTATTGTCGTATTTATGTTGGCTATGGCAGGATACTCCAATGTTTCGTTAGTACGAATTAATGAAAATGGCGATACAATGTATCATAACCGGGTGGTTCCCATATCGCAGCTTGGAGTGATTGGTAAATATGCGGAAAATACACGGGTGAATATGTTGTCCTCGGTTGTCTTTCAAAAACCAGAGCTGACAGATAAGGCCGAAGCAAACCTTGTACAAATTGCTAAAATTATGAAAGAATATAGTAGTAGTAACCTAACAGAAGAAGAAAGAAATATATTTACCCGCTTTACTACTTCCTGGACCGAGTTTGAAACGATTGTGCGCAACAATATAAAGCTTGTTAAAGCAGGCAAGTATGCAGAGGCACGAGCTGGGTTGCAGAAGGGAGGCGCACCATTCGGCAAAGCAAGTGAGGAGCTTGCGAGCCTGATGAAGCTGAATGAACAAATAGCGGAACAGCTTATGAATCAAAACGAGGAATCGTACCAGTTTACTCATTTTATTCTGATCGTTTTAAGTGTAGTATCTGTTCTTACAGCAATCGGGGTGGCGCTGGCATCTGGCACAGTCATCTCGAAACCACTGCAAAAATTGGCAGAGCAGGCTAGACGGATTGCAGAGAATGATTTAACGGTAGAAGACATAGAAGTAAAAAGTAAAGATGAGATTGGTCAGCTATCTAACTCTTTTAATCAGATGAAGAAAAATCTGCATGCTGTTGTGGGCGGTGTATATCGCGGTGTAGAAGAATTGTCAGCTACGTCGCAAGAAATGGCTGCTTCAAGTGAGCAGGTGAGTGCAGGGGTTCATGAAGTAGATAATAGTATTCACGAAGTAGCGACTGCTGCGGAAGCAGGAAGTCAGGCGGTGGTGGATGCTTCCAAAGTACTGTTAGAGCTCTCTTCTCTGATTCAGATTGCGAAGGATAAAGCGAACAGCGCGGCCGAGAACTCTGATGAGACGCTACGTACAGCTGAAAATGGCAAAAATATTGTAGCCGATACGGTGCGACGCATGGAAAGCATTCAGAACCGAACGGCAGAAACAGAGACATTAATTGCTACCCTGAATGAGTACTCCAAGGAAATCGAACTGATCACTGATACAATTACACAGCTTGCAGCTCAGACCAACCTGCTGGCGCTGAATGCGGCGATTGAAGCAGCGCGTGCTGGGGAAGCAGGAAAAGGATTTGCTGTGGTGGCAGATGAAGTGCGCAAGCTTGCGGAGCAATCGAATGCAGGAGCGGTTCAAGTGGCTGAGCTTGTACAAAAAATCTCCGAAAGTACGCTTCGAGCGGTTACTGCAACCCAGCAGAGCCGAACAGAGGTAGAAGAAGGTACGGTCATTGTGGCACAGGCGGGAGAAGCGCTATCTGCTATTTTACGGGCTGTATCCGCTACTGAGAAAGAAGTGCGCAGCATTGTCGCAGTAACGGATGAAGAAGTAGCTGGCTCTGATAAAATTATCGAATTGATTCATTCTTTGGCGACAATTGTGGAGAATACAGCCCATCATGCGCAGCAAGTATCCGCTACGACAGAACAAGTGTCTACATCGATGGAGACGATTGCGGCTAGTGCGGAACAGACAAGCGCGATGGCAATTGAACTGCGTTCGAGAGTGGACCAGTTCAAAATGTGA
- a CDS encoding STAS domain-containing protein, producing MIEDIVLANQQVHVTLRGNIYVEQASSIREQLLTYMEEGHKNFMINVAAVDYIDSSGLGVLVALHKRTQQVGGQLTIQGLRGVVKELFELTRLTKVFTIV from the coding sequence ATGATAGAAGATATTGTATTAGCTAACCAACAAGTACATGTTACACTGCGGGGCAACATTTATGTAGAACAGGCATCCTCTATTCGCGAGCAATTGCTTACCTATATGGAAGAGGGCCATAAAAATTTCATGATTAATGTTGCTGCTGTAGACTATATTGATAGCTCGGGGCTTGGCGTGCTTGTGGCACTTCACAAGCGGACGCAGCAGGTAGGCGGGCAGCTTACGATTCAAGGGCTGCGCGGAGTTGTCAAAGAGTTGTTTGAGCTGACGCGGCTTACCAAAGTATTTACGATTGTGTAA
- a CDS encoding AbrB family transcriptional regulator: MNTKQKRKAGIEAAVVGLAGALLFMLLYIPLPWILGPLTAVMVWRLSTGRTLYWSTALRSSGLLVLGSMLGAAFTHETVVQIIQQLPYMAVSTIATVVFSLSLGAWVAYRTGLTLPSGVFGSVPGGLSQMLVLSEEVEGVDATVVAFMQTIRVMSVIFAVPFLTIHGIGVEQAVPIASSSGGTGNIDGWMYALYAVIALGGAWIGRKIGLPTSVLTGPLLATACCAIFYRPVPPLPHTIILLSQFAIGVHIGLQMKPHMLGNVKKLGGYTITSSLLLILFSLLVAWLLTKVSSMTLSTAFLSTAPGGIAEMGVTAAMVHADLSMVSGYQLFRVFFVIFAVPPVLTWWMRRLQKQKTSIL; the protein is encoded by the coding sequence ATGAATACAAAACAAAAGAGAAAAGCAGGGATCGAAGCGGCTGTTGTGGGATTAGCTGGAGCACTGCTGTTCATGCTGCTGTATATTCCACTACCCTGGATTCTTGGACCGCTTACCGCTGTGATGGTGTGGAGACTGTCTACTGGACGCACATTGTATTGGTCGACTGCTTTGCGTTCATCCGGGCTGCTTGTACTTGGCTCTATGCTAGGGGCGGCTTTTACACATGAAACGGTTGTACAGATTATTCAGCAGCTTCCATATATGGCTGTTTCTACAATCGCTACGGTTGTGTTTAGTCTTTCACTCGGAGCATGGGTAGCATATCGAACGGGTCTTACGCTGCCGAGTGGTGTGTTTGGTAGTGTACCGGGCGGGTTATCACAGATGCTTGTCCTGAGTGAGGAAGTCGAAGGAGTAGATGCGACTGTAGTCGCATTTATGCAGACAATTCGCGTCATGAGTGTCATTTTTGCCGTTCCATTTCTGACGATCCATGGTATAGGAGTCGAACAAGCTGTGCCTATAGCTTCTAGCAGTGGGGGAACGGGTAATATAGACGGTTGGATGTATGCTTTGTATGCGGTGATTGCGCTTGGAGGAGCATGGATAGGCAGAAAAATCGGGCTGCCGACTAGTGTGCTTACCGGACCGCTGTTAGCAACGGCATGTTGTGCTATTTTTTATAGGCCTGTTCCACCGCTACCGCATACGATTATTTTGCTATCCCAGTTTGCGATCGGTGTTCATATTGGTTTGCAGATGAAGCCGCATATGCTTGGAAACGTTAAAAAGCTGGGCGGATATACGATAACAAGCAGTTTGCTGCTCATTTTATTTTCGTTACTCGTTGCCTGGCTGCTGACAAAAGTATCGTCGATGACGCTTTCCACTGCATTTTTAAGTACTGCTCCGGGTGGAATTGCTGAGATGGGAGTAACGGCGGCGATGGTCCATGCTGACCTGTCGATGGTAAGTGGGTATCAACTTTTCCGGGTCTTTTTTGTGATTTTTGCCGTTCCTCCGGTGCTTACCTGGTGGATGCGCCGCCTGCAAAAGCAGAAAACAAGCATATTATAA
- a CDS encoding C40 family peptidase — MKRKNFWSFLLAASITVTGLSLSFGAETASAASTATLASKAKSLIGIPYKFGGTTRQGFDCSGFLNYVFKSENITLPRTASGMYQKGTPVSRSALRTGDLVFFKTSRSGGISHAGMYIGNGKFVHSASSSGVSISSLNDKHYWASRYAGARRVN, encoded by the coding sequence TTGAAAAGAAAGAATTTTTGGTCTTTTTTACTTGCCGCCTCTATTACAGTCACTGGTCTATCTTTATCATTTGGAGCTGAGACAGCGTCTGCTGCTTCGACAGCGACACTTGCTTCAAAAGCGAAAAGCCTCATTGGAATACCGTATAAGTTCGGAGGCACAACACGTCAAGGATTTGATTGTTCAGGGTTTTTAAATTACGTATTTAAAAGCGAGAACATTACGCTTCCGCGTACAGCAAGCGGGATGTATCAAAAGGGCACGCCGGTTTCACGTTCAGCATTGCGGACAGGAGACCTCGTCTTTTTCAAAACATCGCGCAGCGGAGGGATTTCTCATGCTGGTATGTATATTGGCAATGGGAAATTTGTACATTCCGCAAGCAGCAGCGGCGTATCGATTAGCAGTCTCAATGATAAGCATTATTGGGCTAGTCGTTATGCGGGTGCGCGTCGCGTGAATTAA
- a CDS encoding universal stress protein: MKRKSPEQYLQLIEKESRGHLKIFVGAAPGVGKTYAMLREGNDLLTQGVDIIVGLVETHGRSETASQIGNLPLFPLQTISYKGKELEELDLIGILARHPQYVIIDELAHTNVPGTKNQKRYEDVMEMIKAGINVLTAVNIQHLESLNCTVEQLTGVKVRERVPDWILREADEVQLIDTSPEKLRERLKSGLIYRPEKVEQSLHNFFRIGNLNALREIALREVADDVDERLESYKLERGIELMKGANEKILVCVNYRPNAERLIRRGWRIARRLKCELYILTIPLAPVDRLNATTRKQHLELEQIARDLGAEFHIRALGGKKPEQIMIDFVNEKGITQMVLGQSARSRWEEIIKGSIINRIMKNTRFVDILIVADDVDYRE, from the coding sequence ATGAAGCGAAAATCACCAGAACAATACTTGCAATTGATTGAAAAAGAAAGCCGGGGCCATCTGAAAATTTTTGTCGGAGCTGCTCCTGGTGTCGGAAAAACGTATGCAATGCTGCGGGAGGGCAATGACCTGCTTACCCAAGGAGTGGATATTATTGTCGGATTGGTGGAAACACATGGCCGTAGCGAGACAGCCAGTCAGATTGGAAACTTGCCGCTCTTCCCCCTTCAGACTATTTCCTACAAGGGAAAAGAGTTAGAAGAGCTCGATCTTATAGGCATTCTCGCTCGTCATCCCCAGTACGTCATCATTGATGAGCTGGCGCACACCAATGTACCCGGCACAAAAAACCAAAAACGCTATGAAGATGTAATGGAAATGATCAAAGCTGGCATTAATGTCCTAACCGCTGTCAATATTCAGCATCTCGAAAGTTTAAATTGTACCGTCGAACAGCTAACAGGCGTCAAAGTGCGGGAACGGGTTCCAGATTGGATTCTACGTGAGGCAGATGAAGTACAACTGATTGATACCTCACCAGAAAAGCTGCGCGAGCGACTAAAATCCGGTCTAATCTACCGTCCCGAAAAAGTAGAGCAGTCGCTCCATAACTTTTTCCGCATCGGCAATCTGAACGCCCTGCGAGAGATTGCACTCCGAGAAGTAGCCGACGATGTCGACGAAAGGCTTGAGTCATACAAACTTGAGCGAGGCATTGAACTAATGAAAGGCGCAAACGAAAAAATTCTTGTCTGCGTCAACTACCGACCGAATGCTGAACGCCTGATCCGCCGTGGCTGGCGAATTGCCCGCCGCCTGAAATGCGAGCTGTACATTTTGACTATTCCACTCGCTCCGGTTGATCGTCTCAATGCAACAACTCGCAAACAGCATCTTGAGCTGGAACAAATCGCGCGTGACCTCGGTGCAGAATTTCACATTCGAGCGTTAGGAGGAAAAAAGCCCGAACAAATCATGATCGACTTCGTGAATGAAAAAGGCATTACCCAGATGGTCCTTGGGCAATCTGCCCGCTCCCGCTGGGAAGAAATCATCAAAGGCTCCATCATAAACCGAATCATGAAAAATACCCGCTTTGTCGATATTTTAATCGTAGCCGATGACGTCGATTACCGGGAATAA
- the kdpC gene encoding potassium-transporting ATPase subunit KdpC encodes MTSVWTAFRTSLILMLLCGLIYPLATTAVAQVLFPHQAEGSLVTENGHIVGSELLAQNFTSPKLFHPRASAANYDPTASAATNAAVASPDYVKTVKQAIHTVQQDNPALVSSIPADLVTTSGSGFDPHLSPAAARAQIPRIAKATGLTEEKLNQLVDAHTENRSLGIFGEPRVNVLALNQDLLSSIK; translated from the coding sequence ATGACATCTGTATGGACGGCTTTTCGTACTTCGCTTATTCTCATGCTGCTGTGTGGGCTGATTTATCCACTCGCCACAACAGCAGTCGCTCAAGTATTGTTCCCGCATCAAGCTGAAGGAAGTCTCGTAACAGAGAATGGACATATCGTCGGCTCTGAACTGCTCGCCCAAAACTTCACATCGCCGAAGCTGTTCCATCCGCGTGCATCGGCGGCAAACTATGATCCAACGGCATCAGCGGCTACTAATGCCGCCGTTGCAAGCCCTGACTACGTCAAAACGGTAAAGCAGGCAATCCATACCGTTCAACAAGACAATCCGGCCCTTGTGTCTTCGATCCCGGCCGATCTCGTTACGACATCTGGTTCCGGCTTTGACCCGCATCTGTCACCTGCCGCTGCCCGAGCACAGATTCCTCGTATTGCTAAAGCAACAGGTCTCACGGAAGAGAAGCTGAATCAACTTGTGGATGCTCACACGGAAAATCGCTCACTTGGCATTTTTGGAGAACCTCGTGTGAACGTATTAGCTCTGAATCAGGACCTTCTTTCTTCTATTAAATAA
- the kdpB gene encoding potassium-transporting ATPase subunit KdpB — protein sequence MANQAKSLLDKHIISQAIIDSFKKLHPMVMMKNPVMFIVEIGTFITLILSLLPDAFGPSTVSRSYNIAVFLILLFTVLFANFAEALAEGRGRAQADSLRQAKSDTIARLVQKDGTIREVSSTQLRKGDIVRVDTYDLIPADGEIIKGLASIDESAITGESAPVIKEAGGDFSSVTGGTRVVSDSIVMRVTTDPGESFLDKMISLVEGASRQKTPNEIALTTLLTVLTLIFMVVIVTLVPLANYLKVQLDVATLIALLVCLIPTTIGGLLSAIGIAGMNRVTQFNVLAMSGKAVEAAGDIDTMILDKTGTITFGNRMAAEFIPVTGISHSEMTQAALQSSVKDETPEGRSIVDLAHQNGTTWNEHEYEGADTIEFTAETRMSGLTLSNGTTIRKGAVDAIKKWITAQNGIIPPDLDEKAGQIARAGGTPLAVALNDRILGLIYLKDTVKPGLKERFAELRAMGIKTVMCTGDNPLTAATIAKEAGVDEFIAEAKPEDKIAAIKKEQAQGKLVAMTGDGTNDAPALAQADVGLAMNSGTMAAKEAANMIDLDSDPTKLLSVIAIGKQLLITRGSLTTFSIANDIAKYFAIIPALFILALPQLQWLNIMHLASPQSAILSALIFNAVIIPLLIPIAMRGTKYQAMDANRLLTRNLLLYGVGGVLVPFVGIKAIDLILATLL from the coding sequence ATGGCCAATCAAGCGAAGTCACTGCTGGATAAGCACATTATCTCGCAAGCGATCATTGATTCATTCAAAAAGCTGCATCCAATGGTCATGATGAAAAATCCTGTCATGTTCATTGTCGAAATTGGCACCTTTATTACACTCATTTTATCTCTGCTGCCAGATGCCTTTGGGCCAAGCACGGTCAGCCGGAGCTACAACATCGCCGTATTTTTGATTCTTCTCTTTACCGTCCTATTCGCCAACTTTGCCGAAGCACTGGCGGAAGGACGTGGTCGGGCACAGGCAGATAGTCTACGTCAGGCAAAGTCTGACACGATCGCACGTCTGGTACAAAAAGACGGGACCATTCGTGAAGTCTCGTCCACTCAGTTACGCAAAGGCGATATCGTCCGTGTCGATACGTATGATCTGATTCCGGCTGATGGTGAGATCATCAAAGGCCTAGCTTCTATTGACGAGTCTGCGATTACCGGGGAATCAGCTCCCGTTATTAAAGAAGCAGGTGGCGATTTCTCATCGGTCACAGGAGGCACACGAGTCGTATCGGACTCCATCGTTATGCGTGTTACTACCGATCCTGGCGAGTCGTTCCTCGATAAAATGATCTCGCTAGTGGAAGGCGCATCTCGCCAGAAAACACCGAACGAAATTGCTCTGACGACATTACTGACTGTTCTTACGCTCATTTTTATGGTCGTAATTGTCACTCTTGTTCCACTCGCAAACTATTTAAAGGTCCAACTAGACGTAGCAACGCTCATCGCCCTGCTCGTCTGCCTGATCCCAACGACAATTGGTGGCTTATTATCCGCCATCGGAATTGCCGGTATGAACCGGGTCACACAGTTTAACGTACTCGCGATGTCCGGTAAGGCGGTAGAAGCAGCCGGGGACATCGATACGATGATTCTGGATAAAACAGGCACGATCACATTCGGCAATCGGATGGCAGCCGAGTTTATCCCTGTTACAGGGATATCTCATTCAGAAATGACACAAGCCGCCCTTCAGTCATCCGTCAAAGACGAAACACCAGAAGGCCGCTCGATTGTCGATCTGGCCCACCAGAATGGCACCACTTGGAACGAGCATGAATATGAAGGAGCGGACACGATCGAATTCACCGCCGAGACACGCATGTCCGGTCTTACCTTGTCGAACGGCACAACCATTCGTAAAGGCGCAGTCGATGCCATCAAAAAATGGATCACTGCTCAGAACGGTATCATCCCACCTGATCTCGATGAAAAAGCCGGTCAGATCGCTCGCGCAGGTGGAACACCGCTTGCGGTTGCCCTTAATGATCGCATACTTGGATTGATTTACTTAAAAGACACGGTGAAACCAGGCTTGAAAGAACGATTTGCGGAATTGCGAGCCATGGGAATCAAAACCGTTATGTGTACCGGCGACAATCCACTTACCGCCGCTACGATCGCAAAAGAAGCGGGTGTAGATGAATTCATCGCAGAAGCAAAACCAGAAGATAAAATTGCCGCCATCAAAAAAGAACAGGCGCAGGGCAAATTAGTCGCGATGACCGGAGACGGCACAAACGACGCACCTGCTCTCGCACAAGCCGATGTTGGTCTCGCCATGAACTCCGGTACGATGGCTGCGAAAGAAGCCGCCAACATGATCGATCTCGACTCTGATCCAACCAAGCTTTTGTCCGTCATCGCCATTGGCAAACAACTGCTGATCACACGCGGCTCACTGACAACATTCTCAATCGCCAATGATATCGCCAAATATTTCGCGATTATTCCAGCCTTGTTCATTCTGGCTCTTCCACAGCTTCAGTGGCTTAACATTATGCATCTCGCATCACCGCAATCCGCGATTCTCTCGGCACTCATTTTCAACGCTGTGATCATCCCGCTGCTCATCCCGATTGCGATGCGCGGCACAAAGTATCAAGCAATGGACGCAAACCGACTGCTAACACGCAATCTTCTGCTCTATGGAGTAGGCGGTGTTCTTGTCCCATTCGTCGGTATTAAAGCAATTGATCTCATTCTCGCCACGCTTCTGTAG
- the kdpA gene encoding potassium-transporting ATPase subunit KdpA, which translates to MGFVQVAITLAIFLLLVKPMGRYLVNAFDYNQTALDRVFGPFERLIYRLMGVTEKESMGWKAYTLAVLLSNFIMLLLMYAVLRLQKYLPFNPDGIDNMPSALAFNTAASFITNTNWQAYSGENSLSYFSQMLAITFPMFTSAATGLAVAIAFIRGLSGRKDDLGNFYVDLTRTITRILLPLSFFVALFLIFQGSPQTIHGAVTATTLSGAEQTITRGPVASLESIKHLGTNGGGYFSTNAAHPFENPTALTNLVHMICMMLIPTALVYAFGVMVQNKRQGWSVFAAMSIIFLTMLSVVFFAEYKGTPALQALGVSGNMEGKEVRFGLAGSALFTTVTTAATTGSVNNMHDSLTPLGGMVPLAQMMLNNVFGGKGVGLLNGLLYVILTVFICGLMVGRTPEFLGKKIEAKEIKLASIALLTHPVIILVPTALAFLRPESMASILNGGSHGISEILYAFTSGAANNGSAFAGLGANTNFYNIVIGLVMLFGRYISIIAMLAIAGSLVVKPPVAVTAGTFRTDTPLFTMILLVIIMVIGALTFFPALALGPIAEHLGMF; encoded by the coding sequence ATGGGATTTGTACAGGTAGCGATTACGCTGGCAATTTTTCTTTTGCTAGTAAAACCAATGGGGCGCTACCTTGTAAATGCATTTGATTATAACCAAACTGCGCTTGATCGCGTCTTTGGACCGTTTGAGCGATTGATCTATCGACTCATGGGTGTTACCGAAAAAGAGTCAATGGGCTGGAAAGCGTATACCCTGGCTGTACTTTTGAGTAATTTTATTATGCTTCTGCTGATGTATGCTGTACTGCGCCTGCAAAAATATTTGCCGTTTAACCCGGATGGCATCGACAATATGCCGAGCGCACTTGCCTTTAATACAGCAGCTTCATTCATCACAAATACAAACTGGCAGGCATACAGCGGAGAGAACAGCCTCTCTTATTTCTCACAAATGCTTGCGATCACATTTCCGATGTTTACCTCGGCAGCAACCGGCCTTGCCGTAGCGATCGCTTTTATTCGCGGGCTTTCCGGGCGCAAGGATGATTTGGGTAACTTCTATGTTGATCTCACCCGCACCATTACACGAATTCTTCTTCCACTCTCGTTTTTCGTTGCGCTGTTCCTCATTTTTCAAGGATCACCGCAAACGATTCACGGAGCTGTAACAGCTACAACGCTTAGTGGAGCGGAACAAACGATTACACGCGGTCCAGTCGCTTCGCTTGAATCCATCAAACATCTGGGCACGAATGGCGGCGGCTACTTCAGCACGAATGCAGCTCACCCATTTGAGAACCCAACCGCACTCACGAATCTCGTTCATATGATATGCATGATGCTCATACCGACTGCGCTTGTGTACGCATTCGGTGTAATGGTACAAAACAAACGGCAAGGCTGGAGCGTTTTTGCTGCGATGAGCATCATTTTTCTCACTATGCTCTCCGTCGTATTTTTTGCCGAATACAAAGGTACGCCAGCCCTGCAAGCACTTGGGGTCAGCGGCAATATGGAAGGCAAGGAAGTTCGCTTCGGACTCGCTGGCTCGGCTCTGTTTACAACCGTAACCACAGCGGCCACAACCGGCTCTGTTAACAATATGCACGATTCCCTTACCCCGCTCGGCGGCATGGTTCCGCTCGCACAAATGATGCTGAATAACGTGTTCGGCGGCAAAGGTGTCGGGTTATTAAACGGTTTGCTCTATGTCATCCTGACCGTATTTATTTGCGGCTTGATGGTCGGACGAACACCGGAGTTCCTCGGCAAAAAAATTGAAGCAAAAGAAATTAAGCTTGCTTCCATTGCCCTGCTTACTCATCCTGTCATCATTCTCGTTCCCACAGCGCTTGCATTCTTGCGCCCGGAATCAATGGCATCGATTTTAAACGGTGGATCGCACGGCATTTCCGAAATACTCTACGCCTTCACATCAGGAGCAGCAAATAACGGGTCAGCATTCGCCGGTCTTGGCGCTAACACAAATTTCTATAACATCGTCATCGGGCTGGTTATGCTGTTCGGACGCTACATCTCCATTATCGCCATGCTTGCGATTGCAGGTTCGCTCGTTGTGAAGCCGCCTGTCGCTGTGACAGCCGGTACATTCCGGACGGATACACCACTATTCACGATGATTCTGCTCGTCATCATTATGGTCATTGGTGCCCTGACTTTTTTCCCGGCGCTCGCCCTTGGCCCGATCGCAGAACATCTGGGAATGTTTTAG
- a CDS encoding DUF2294 domain-containing protein yields MGQVVKSHMESTISEAYIKFLRGILGRGPKETKTYIIRDMVIVRLKDVLTQEEKALAHTERGRPLVKQMRRILRETHSVQTEEIISTITGCQVISSHSDISTKLGEQVEMFILDCDLEKKCKVKME; encoded by the coding sequence ATGGGGCAAGTAGTAAAAAGCCACATGGAGTCGACAATTAGTGAGGCATACATTAAATTTTTGCGCGGTATACTTGGCAGAGGACCAAAAGAAACTAAAACATACATTATTCGCGATATGGTAATTGTTCGCTTAAAAGATGTGTTAACGCAAGAAGAAAAGGCATTAGCTCATACAGAACGGGGACGTCCGCTGGTGAAGCAAATGCGGCGGATTCTTCGCGAGACGCACAGCGTACAGACGGAAGAGATCATCTCGACCATTACAGGCTGCCAGGTTATTTCAAGCCACAGTGATATTAGTACAAAGCTTGGGGAGCAAGTTGAGATGTTCATATTAGATTGCGATCTAGAAAAGAAATGCAAAGTCAAAATGGAATAG
- the yunB gene encoding sporulation protein YunB, with amino-acid sequence MKRRKKRSVRAPIPSRYMFLISLAVFLGLSIQTFYYIEKNLEPVIRDIARARVEQMATKTLHDAISEKIVKQTNFKELVQVQKDKNGKIQVASFDYNRYAPIVADVTENVGRTLEKLEQTPEKIPLGQALRSNLLAQYGPDIPVTLVPYGSSHVELKPEVKEAGINMVLVTVYVVVHTKIKIVIPFTTEPTSLTMEIPISNTLIVGDVPQFYYDGNGKAVGSEVPGAVPPAIPPVQMNVKNE; translated from the coding sequence ATGAAGCGGCGAAAAAAACGTTCGGTGCGTGCACCAATACCGTCACGTTATATGTTTCTTATCTCTCTTGCCGTTTTTCTCGGATTATCAATTCAGACGTTCTATTATATCGAGAAGAATCTTGAGCCGGTTATTCGAGATATTGCTCGTGCCCGTGTAGAGCAGATGGCGACGAAAACACTTCATGATGCGATTAGTGAAAAGATCGTAAAACAGACGAATTTTAAAGAACTTGTTCAGGTACAAAAAGATAAAAACGGAAAGATACAAGTGGCGTCATTTGATTATAATCGTTATGCGCCTATTGTAGCTGATGTTACCGAAAATGTCGGGCGCACGCTAGAAAAATTAGAACAAACACCAGAAAAAATTCCACTTGGGCAGGCGTTACGAAGTAATTTGCTTGCCCAGTATGGACCGGACATTCCGGTCACACTTGTTCCATATGGAAGCTCCCATGTAGAGCTGAAGCCAGAAGTAAAAGAGGCAGGTATTAACATGGTGCTTGTTACCGTTTATGTGGTTGTTCATACGAAGATTAAAATTGTGATTCCGTTTACGACAGAGCCTACCTCGCTTACGATGGAAATTCCGATCTCGAATACATTGATTGTAGGGGATGTCCCACAGTTTTATTATGATGGTAACGGGAAAGCTGTTGGAAGTGAGGTCCCTGGTGCTGTACCGCCTGCCATTCCCCCTGTTCAAATGAATGTCAAAAACGAATAA